In Camelina sativa cultivar DH55 chromosome 13, Cs, whole genome shotgun sequence, the genomic window aatcacTAATAAAAAAGAAGAGTGTGGTTGAACTTACAATATTAAAACTattgtgaaacaaaattatatatacatatgtaaatCCAACCAATGAGAATATAACATAATTTGTTATACGTTGACGATTGACCAGCAAAACAGGCTGATTTGTATACAAATCGATGTGGTTTGCCATGTTATTAAACTTAACTCATCAGTGGCTATAGAACGGTAAAACTCCAAATCATGTTTTGTAGATTCACTAATTATGTTTCTAGTTGACATTCGAATTAGAATGCGTCATACGAAACCTTTCACTTTTTAGCAACGTATACTTCTCTCAATTTATGTAGTCTTTTTATGCAAATAATATGCATCATTCATACATTCtagaataaaaatacaaaagcaaCAATAAAATAGTAAGAGGAAATCAAGATCACCTAATCACGAGCCTATTAGGCGCAACACCTTTAGCTTGATCCATCGTAGTGAAACCTTCCCAAACCAATCCACTCTTGGGTCCACGCACCTTAGTTCTCTTAGACTGCACCCattcccaaaaccaaaccacCAATTCCCAAAAAATCAGAAGCACGACCGTACCCACACCTGCGATCATGAGCGCTCTTGCGTTCGGCTTGATCACATCCCCTGCTATAGAGTAAGCGAAGAGCAGAGGAACGAACAGAGCGTGATACCAAAACGCACTCTCTTGACCTAAATTCAACAAGCGTATCATCATATAAATGGCAAAGGAGAAACCCAAACTGTTCCAAAACCATAACGAGATAAAAGAGCCTTCGTCCATAACCACTGAGCCCGCTTTCGGACTGCTTGTTTTTGTACTGTTTTGACCGCCACCACTGAACCCGCTTGTACCACCGCCATCAGACACGCCTCCGGGAGGCTGGAGACCGGTCTGATAAGTAGCTGTGACTATGAGAGTTGCGACCACTAAAAGAgcatttcttctctcttcagaGATCCAAGAATAAAACCGAATATTCTTTGTCCGTCTTGATTCTCTCCAAGAAAGCTTGGACGCGAGTAGGTCCGATGTTGTCTTAATCTTAACCAGAGAAACAGAACGTTTTCCACCATGTCTCTTAAccattctctctatctctctgttaTCGTGTAACGCAGCGACGTCGAGAACAGTGAAACCGTTCTTGTTCTCAATGTTGACGTTAATTTTGGAACTCTCTAACATCAGTTTCATAGCTTGAAGATTGTTTTCGTACGCCGCGAGATGTAAA contains:
- the LOC104735569 gene encoding ankyrin repeat-containing protein At2g01680-like is translated as MDQRSLEAAAKSGNIDLLYELINEDSYVLDKIDHVPFFNTPLHVAAVAGKTEFAMEILNLKPSFARKLNADGLTPLHLAVNHGHPWLVLELVKVDPSLVRLKGRQGMTPLLVAVSKKKTDLISEFFLVCPKSIVDANVNGENALHIAVNNYDQREGLIVLKVLMGWILRLCQKDAESIETRVINRRDKDGHSPLHLAAYENNLQAMKLMLESSKINVNIENKNGFTVLDVAALHDNREIERMVKRHGGKRSVSLVKIKTTSDLLASKLSWRESRRTKNIRFYSWISEERRNALLVVATLIVTATYQTGLQPPGGVSDGGGTSGFSGGGQNSTKTSSPKAGSVVMDEGSFISLWFWNSLGFSFAIYMMIRLLNLGQESAFWYHALFVPLLFAYSIAGDVIKPNARALMIAGVGTVVLLIFWELVVWFWEWVQSKRTKVRGPKSGLVWEGFTTMDQAKGVAPNRLVIR